GTAATTACAGCTTAATCTCAGAACCATGGACTCAATTCAGCTCTTCCTGCTGTGGATGTTTTTCAGCGTTTACTCGTGCAGTTGTAGTATATAATGCAGTGGAATAAACTGCTTTCTCTGTTGATGATTCATTAGCGGCCTGTGGCCAAAAGAAATAAGCACAAAACTGAGCTGATAAAGTTGAGGGAAATCAACACAGGACAGAGTAGAACGGTATCAGGGCTGTATCAGCCAATCGGTTGGGATCAGTTTGTAAGTAAAGGCAAAAGTACAATAAATGTCCTTGAACCGCTGTAGAGAATCATGAGTTCAGTCAGCAAAACaccaatgtaaaaaaaaaaaacattttttatacgAAAAGTGAGAAATAATTGAGATAAAATGCGGTTCCATTATTGAAGTCTTTGATACCACAACAATTCTTACAGAGTCGAGTATTTGACACCAGGCTGTCGTGTAGTCTCATAATCAATGCATCAAACGGAAAAGATGGATGCTTCACAGTCCAGGTTCAGGAGAGGGAAAATTTAAAGCAATTGCTTTTCTTCATCACAACACACTGAGCTCTGAAATAAGAAACAATGTGAGAGCATGGAAAAGCATCTCCAGCATTAAGATGCAGTGCTCTGCGCTAAACAGCATCAAAAGACTTCAAAGCTATAAGGGAAGGCACAAGAATACAAAGCGTCTCCATatcaaacacacagataacTGGATTGTGCAGGTTTTTGTGTTGTCAGACAGAGAGTTTGGGTAGAGCGGTTCATGTGAACGCTAATCTGTAACCTTCCAGGGGTTTTGTCTGATGGCACAAGTCCATTAAAACCTTTCAAGAACGGCAACCTGGTCCTTCCTGATGTGccttaataataaacaaagcaatgtGACAATGTCTGATGGATGAGCTCATACATTTGAGACAAAATGATGCTGGTACGTCTGATGTGATGACACGGTGCCTGAGATCATCATCCCCCTCGTTCCCTCTACAATAAGCCATGAGTTAAAAGGAGATTTTTACGTTATGTGAGGGATAAATAGACCCTGATCTGCCACCGTGTGGCCAACAGTTTAAAGTTTAAGCATACAAAAAGAAGTGAGTGAAGTgactccacatactgtacgctgCCACCATATGCTCACAAGCATGGTCTTAAACACAGCAAGGCTTAGTGTCATGATGACGCAaccacctgacacacacaccagacacacataCGAACATGTTCGACAAAGTTTACATGGTGTATTTTAATCTTGTGTTAAGACACATTGATTGAAGGTATAAACTGGATTAAGGTCCATTGCTAAAGGAGTTCTGTCGTTTCTTGTCTCTTGTCCAGGTTTTGCGAGTCTCCCTCCAGTGACCCTGAGTTGCCAGGCGGGCGTGGACGGGGCAAACGGATGCGAATGGCCATGGCAGAGCGGCCTTATGTTGAGCCAGCTCCTGCTGCCAAGGTCAGGGGTCTGTCACAGCACAGGAGCCGAGGAGGTGGAGTTGCCGGAGCCACTGCTCCCATCCACAGCAAGGGGCGGAGGGGGAGCTTGAACCTCATCAACAGCAACTGCCGCACTCCTCCTTCATTCTTTACTGTGGATGAGGTGAAATCCAACAGCGCCTCTGTCCTCGCCTCTGGGAAGCGAAAGAACAAACCACCCGCTGATCTCGACCTCAGCCTGGTCTCCTCAGATGACATTAAAAATGGCAACGGGAAAAGGATGAGAGCCAAATCTCGCAGCGCCCCCTCCACCCCACAGGGTAAATCCGACCCCTCATTCATGgatccaggaggaggttgtgcctcttccccacctcccccacccaTTCTTATTGACTGCCCCCATCCGAACTGCACTAAACGCTACAAGCACATCAACGGCCTGCGCTACCaccagacacatgcacacttgGAGGCTGAGGAGCAAAGGAAGCCTGAGCTGGAGCCTATGAAGGATGTAGAGAGCGAGGAACGACTGTCAGACTGTGAGGACACTATTGGCAGCATAACATACGATCTCTCAGAGACAAGCAACACCAACAGCTCTTCTAAGAAGTCTGCTCCTTTATACAAGGTGACCACAGTGGGGTCTCCTAAGAACAGACGGCTGCTCCTCAGTACTGACCACAGCCCCACAGCCAACTCCAAAACCAGAAGAACCTCACTGTTGAAAGACGGACTGATCGATGACCTTAGCAACCTGCCTATCATCTCCAACATGACTGTTGTTCTGGAAAACTGCATGGTCCCAGACAGAAACGCCACAGTAGAGATGCCTAAACTGGAAGCTGAAGGTTTGATCGACAAGAAGGGAGTTGTATGTGACAAGAGCAAGAAGGCCAATGGCAAGGTAGAGAAACTGTCAAAGTCACGCACCAACCGTCCAattgctccagctcctgctcctcccaaGTTGATAGCTATACCCAACACAACATATCCAAGTGGCGCAGCAGATACGGCCACCTCCCAGCAGCCATCTCCAATGGCAGCCATCAGCCTCACAAGTAAAAACCTTTCTCTGAAGCCCATCAAACCAAAGCTGAGCATTGTTGTGGAGCCGAGTCTGGTCAAAGCCTCCCTGGTTACCTGCAACAAAGAGAccaggaaaaaagagaaaaggaggctAAAGGACAAACATAAAGATGCATCAAATAGAACAGCTAATGGGGACAGCAGTGGAATCAAAATGGACGACGGTGGTGGTGGACCTAAGATAAATGTCAAGGAAATTTCTGGAAGCCTTCTGAAGGAGCACCTTAGTAAGCAGGATGTGATGAATGGACTCACGGAGAGCCAGGAGAGCAGAATGGCCAGCATCCGTGCAGAGGCCGACAAGGTTTATACCTTTACTGATAACGCCCCCAGTCCCTCCATTGGCAGCTCTTCGCGGCTTGATGCGAGCGGCCCGTGCCTGGGAACAACAGACGGCAGCAGCAAGAATGACAGCCCCGCCTACTCTGACATCTCAGACGCTGGGGATGATGGAGGATCTTCTGAATGTCGCTCTGATGGAAACCGATCTAAGCCTGGCTCCTCAGCCTGCTCCGAGGTGAGCACCAACAGTATCCACAGCAACCCTGGTAAAGCCCCATCCATGACATCTGCCCCCACCTCAAAAGACCCTCAGTCCCCATATTACCATAGTTATGAGCCCTACTACCTGCAAGGATACATGCAGTCGGAAAGGCAGAACAGCACCAGCGTTGGTTTCCACAAGAGCTCTGCCCATGACAGCAAAGGCAAAGCAAAGGAAGAGGTGAAAGAGGACGAGAAGAACGCTTCCCATGAGTTCTCAGACTGTAAGAAAGGTGATGGGCTGCCTCAGTCTCAGCTACAGCTGGCTATGAGTCAGACCCAGACGGCCTTAGCTCAGTCCCTGTACTATGGTCAATACTCCAGAGGACTTTACATGGACCAGAAACTGTTACTGGGTTCCAAATGCTGTGACCAGATGACCAGTGTCAAGCAAAGGGGCGAAAGGGGACAAGGGTTGAGAGACAGTGAGGATGTTAAACATGTGGTTGGGGGTACAGCCAGCGGGCCCATGCTAGGAAAAGGTTCCGATGGCACTAAAGGTTGCTGTTCCAAACCCATCCTGTCCTATGTGGAAATAAGCGAGAGAGGAGACCGGGGGCAGAGCCTGGGCATAAAGTCAGTGCACGGTGGCATAGTGGAGCAGCACCATGTCTCAATGAAAGATTGTGA
Above is a window of Betta splendens chromosome 9, fBetSpl5.4, whole genome shotgun sequence DNA encoding:
- the znf608 gene encoding zinc finger protein 608, encoding MNRFLRAGENGALLTDCRELSPNPTASSSSSSSSPSSFAASSISVNTSSSADRHGALPSLHTGGPGGGGSEPTTSSLKRNRGVREPAVAVRGGGGEACPGVGKQQRREVQGRRVGAGVEMLSAVSRDADGVSAVSTASASATCAKGKEERKGKNAIRAWKRERERERDAAAPPAPPVRTRKEKPGDGPSPPPSVFLPEHHLCRDGHGHGHGHCAAPDAGIMGDNNNSAAGRNALDAGIQSGGADAIVVRRLHDDTPTAKKHRGAEKVDPMFMVPAPPAPCHAGALGSSLPSAPSFCPPALPTSSPKQLAVRTRSIGTNTQDGGGPGAVEGDSACLGPCQPGTSVNLEGIVWHETEEGVLVVNVTWRKRTYVGTLLDCTKHDWAPPRFCESPSSDPELPGGRGRGKRMRMAMAERPYVEPAPAAKVRGLSQHRSRGGGVAGATAPIHSKGRRGSLNLINSNCRTPPSFFTVDEVKSNSASVLASGKRKNKPPADLDLSLVSSDDIKNGNGKRMRAKSRSAPSTPQGKSDPSFMDPGGGCASSPPPPPILIDCPHPNCTKRYKHINGLRYHQTHAHLEAEEQRKPELEPMKDVESEERLSDCEDTIGSITYDLSETSNTNSSSKKSAPLYKVTTVGSPKNRRLLLSTDHSPTANSKTRRTSLLKDGLIDDLSNLPIISNMTVVLENCMVPDRNATVEMPKLEAEGLIDKKGVVCDKSKKANGKVEKLSKSRTNRPIAPAPAPPKLIAIPNTTYPSGAADTATSQQPSPMAAISLTSKNLSLKPIKPKLSIVVEPSLVKASLVTCNKETRKKEKRRLKDKHKDASNRTANGDSSGIKMDDGGGGPKINVKEISGSLLKEHLSKQDVMNGLTESQESRMASIRAEADKVYTFTDNAPSPSIGSSSRLDASGPCLGTTDGSSKNDSPAYSDISDAGDDGGSSECRSDGNRSKPGSSACSEVSTNSIHSNPGKAPSMTSAPTSKDPQSPYYHSYEPYYLQGYMQSERQNSTSVGFHKSSAHDSKGKAKEEVKEDEKNASHEFSDCKKGDGLPQSQLQLAMSQTQTALAQSLYYGQYSRGLYMDQKLLLGSKCCDQMTSVKQRGERGQGLRDSEDVKHVVGGTASGPMLGKGSDGTKGCCSKPILSYVEISERGDRGQSLGIKSVHGGIVEQHHVSMKDCEDIRPPSSSSSSSLHNPNTQTDLDSNVSFSSPSDAPAWAHRLAHSKYSELQDQHGEQAEEGEADSGKEWGTTVKPAGAKTSSGGGGGERGGDARKNRGHGCHDFPPTVDMEDSDRLEGMDDQGAEPMGGLSEESQTARAAVSPPMTPQQPYVQYQHSSFPSYLAMCESSEGSYRGVSPTLVHSYPGFHYPLYGKTAGREESDVTPPGRGGAVSGKQSSDSSSARTTLQERPGEKASPEGEREMERERNHVSFARHLHTHHHTHLGMSYNLMSGQYDIYQGLSSRSLVSSQQVSGHSSADSEGKK